The nucleotide sequence gatagagaaaaacaagcaggctggtgtctctctcccttctctctctctctttcttcttctaacttcttcaaccacgtcattacctcctttatcttctattgacgtaagcacaccccacacacacatacacacacactctctatcttaaagggactttcactgagtccgtaacaattatctatcttccctttgtctgcttccatctatcattcaccggccaactccacccccgctcagcTCCACTGCCTGGCATCACCTTCCTGTCATCTTAtacccctcttcagtccaccaatcgcctcagaatcctttctctcTTTACACTGGAcaccttgcctctccactctctgccCTGATGCGGGGattcgacctgaaacatagaaaaactacagcacaattcagtccTTTCtgcacacaaagctgtgccaaacgtgtccctacactagaaattactaggcttacccatagccctctattttactcagctccatgtacctatctaacagtctcttgaaagaccctatcgtatcagcctccaccaccttctccggcagcccattccacgcactcaccactctctgagtaaaaaaacttacccttgacatctcctctatatcaactccccagcaccttaaacctatgtcctcttgtggccatcatttcagccctagggaaaagcctctgactatctacccgatcaatacctctcatcatcttatgcacctctatcaggtcccccctcatcctccgtctctccaaggagaacagtctgagtttcctcaacctgctttcgtatggcatgctccgcattccaggcagcatccttgtaagtctcctctgcaccctctctaaggcttccacaccTTTcgtgtagtgaggcgaccagaactgagcacaatactccaagtggggtctcaccagggacctatatagctgcaacaatacctcacggctcctaaattcaattccccgagtgatgaagggcaatacaccatatgccttcttaaccactgtggactcggaccccaagatccctctgatcctccacactgccaagagtcctaccattaatactatattccgccaacatatttgacctaccaaaattaaccacttcacactcatctgggttgaactgcatctgtcacttctcagcccaactctgcatcctatctatgtccctctgtaacctctgacagccctccaaactatccacaacacccccaaccttcgtgtcatccacaaacttactaacccacccctccacttcctcatccaggtcgtttataaaaatcacaaagagtaagggtcccagtacagatccctgaggtacaccactggtcaccgacctccacgcagaatacgacccctcaacaaccactctttgccttctgtgggccagccagttctggatccacactgcaatgtcctcttggatcccatgtctcctcaccttctccataagcctcgcatggggtaccttatcaaatgccttgctgaaatccatatacactacatctactgctctcccttcatcgatgtgcttagtcacatcctcaaaaaaaattcaatcaggctcgtaagacaggacctgctcttgacaaagccatgctgactattcctaatcatattatacctctccaaatgttcataaatcctgcctctcatgatcttctccatcagcttttcAACCACAGAGGTaaaactcaccggtctataatttcctgggctatccctactccccttcttgaataacggaacaacatccgcaaccctccaatcttctggaacctctcccgtctccatggacgacagaAAGATCATtttcagaggctccgcaatctcctccctcgcctcccacagcaacctgggttaCATCTCACTTGGTCCGGGTGAATTatttaacttgatgctttccaaaagtttcagcaccacctcttttctaaaatctacatgctcaagcttttcaggcagctgcaagtccccactacaatccctcaGATCCTttgccgtggtgaatactgacgtaaagtgtTCATGAAGtacttctgctatttcttccggattcatacacactttcccactgttgcacttgataggccctatcctttcgcatctcatcctcttactcttcacatacttgtagaatgccttggggttttccttaatcctgcctgctaAGGCtgcctcatgtccccttctggctctcctaatctctttcttaagttccttcctttcagccttgtactcttccagatctcatatattacctagctctctgtaccgtttgtatgcttttcttttccttttgactagatttattatagccttcgtacaccatggttcctgtatcctctcgtaactcccgtctcatcggaacatgtctatgcagaactccacacaaatagcccctgaatatttgccacatatcttccatattTTTACCagggaacatctgttcccaatttaatcttccaatttcctgcctgagagcctcataattccctttactccaagtaaacgcctttttagtctgtctgttcctatctgtctccagtgctaacgtaaaggagatggaattatgatcactatcaccaaaatgctcacccactgagaggtctgacacctgaccaatcCAGTTGAAGCCCTCCCTAACAgtcctagcaaacctgcccgcaagattattggtcccccttcagttctcactgctccccttcttcACTTTACACTGGacacctcgcctctccactctcagtcctgatgcagtgatTCAGCcctaaacattgacaattcctttcctcccactgatgctgatcgacccactgagttcctccagcagattgtttcttgctcatcatcaaatgaagcagcccatgcctcaTGCAGCAAGACACGGATAACATTAGGGCACGTAACGTACAGGGCACAAAAGTGCCAGGAATTGACCATTTCCAGCAAGCCAGAGGCTAACGACTGGCCTGTAACAGTTCGAGGCATCACCACCACTGAATCCTACTTCTGGTTCTTGTGTCCTCATGCAGCGCATGGCTGGATGTTGACAAGGGCTCGTCccctgcaggcatgggctgcttcattttctgaggagttgtgaatggaaataaGTGTCAGCCAACATCCCCACCTGACCTTCTGATAGAAGGAAAGtcattgctgaagcagctgaTGTTGGTTGAgctgaggacactgccctgaggaccACTGGAGTGTTGTCCCCAGATCCATGGTGCTACACTTAGTCCACCCCCATTGACAACCAGGTGTGTCAGGACTGAATAGCTTTCATCTGATTTGTCCTTGCTCTGTCTGTTGCATGTTATCATTGGTTAGTGCACATGTAATCCTGTCTTGCATCTTTGTGAGGTTGGTGCTtcatgtatgtgtatgtatgtgcttCATGTATGTGCTGGAAATGAATTAAAGAATCCACACAGCAGTGGGACAGACAACTACCGTTGGTCTGGAATATGCACACACATCATGAGTGGACAGGACATACAGCCCAACTGTCCTGAGCTGGGCTCCATCCAACATGTCCAGTTCCAACTAAAGCTTGTTTTGATAACAATTGCAATGAACAATAAACTGGGCATTTCCCTCAGTCGCTCCTTCTCCTGAACAATTCTGGGCATGATTAAAACACCAGGGCACCCTACTGTTCCTCAGCTTCGATCAGTGCTGGTCCACTGCAGTAGCCGACACTGAACAGAGGGCAGGATGTAAGCGTTGCCCAACTGCTGTACTTTGCACCAGTCAGGTGTCAGGGGGTCCTCTGTGGCCAACAACAGGTAGGATATGGATGGTCTGACTGTGGGATTTTTGATAATGGCATCACCCTCCAGTGACCCTGTCTCACATGAAAGACagtgacagagaaacaaaggactgcagatgctggaatctagatgaaaaacaagatgctgctggaggaactcagcaggtcaggcagcatccgcggagaaaagcaggcagtcaactttttgggtcaggacccttcttaaaGACAGTGCCAGTCCTGGTCAGGGGAAAGACAGTCAGCCCGAGGGTGGCCATTGCTGAGAGGTTACAGCTCCATCCAATTGTGTTTCAGAGTGAACACACCCCCACTGCACCCAGTGACAACATTTCCCACAGATCGATGGGGAATGACCAACATTCCAACACTTTATCCAGACGTCAGGATCACAATATTGAAACTACAAAAGCGCAATGTTGCAAGTGTTGGGAATCAGAAATGAAAtcatcaaatgctggaaatacacaacagttCAGAGGAGAGGATTGTCAGACAGGTAACAATCCATGTGAAAGGAAGGCCTTAAACATCTACATCAGGATTactgaatgaaaattaaactgtgaggcattttgaaataaagtgctgcagatgctggaaatctgagataaatctGGAAGTGCTGGGActgttcagtgggtcaggcagcaactgtggggaaaCACCTCCCGGACACGGGGTAACAGGGATACATCCTGACAGGGCGAGGGGTAACAGGAATTCACCTGGGGACAGGGTATGGGAAAGACGGTGTAATAGATATCAGGACGGTATAACAAGGACATGCCTTGGGACAGAGGTTCAGGAATATTCCTTGGGAGGGGTTAACAGAGATACTTCCAAGGATATGGGAACAGGAATGCCCTTTTGTACAGGGCCTAACAGGGATAATCCTTGGACAAAGGGTTAATGAGAATTTTTCCTCGGGACAGGGCACTGCAGATATTCCTTGGGACAAAGGGTGAACAGGAATGTCCCAGGGGGACAGGGTAACAGAGGCCGCCCTCAGTTGTCatcctgaaattaattttccccttctgtccgctgtaagtaacacagtgcacgaggtcgattcgaacaaataccttcattagcagtgcaccactaggagagttctcttcagcactcactaagagtcgcttcccgagttctccccgcacaaagggcagacagacatttatacaggaattgtcacgcacatcccatgcaaacggcgccacgagtttcggtcaagctatagagatcccgagacagctatcacacctcttgtcttagtataattgagttataatcaaggctttcaaaggcaggtatcacccttcattgtttagaccaagccttcacctcgatgttaattacacccagtatcgccaccgtctgacatatcggaatggtccgttacccgaaacaaaggcagttaacatacttaacattccaacttaacttgtgggtcagcagcttgctagtccttgctagagaaatataaatgcatatatatttgtttaccagttataggtatggttgcaattcttaacccttcacttcctcacagtAACCTGCGCCTTTACCAGGAGCTGCAGAAGCTGCTGCCTTGGCATTTCTCAGGACGATTTTAGCTGTTTCCACTATGACATTCAGTGAATTGTTCAGCATCAGAAGAGTCAACCCAAAGGACGATGTCGCCCCAAAGACAGAGCCGACAATGGGGACAAAGTCGAGGAAGACCTCGGCAGTTGTCAGCGCTGCCGCCACGATGCTTTTCTGCAGCAACACCATAACCTTCTCCCGGGTGATCTCCCCGAACACCCAGTCGTGCTCGGTACCTCTCCGCAGCTCCGCCACACTTGTCTCCACTCTCTGGGCCAGTTTGCCCAGAGACCTATCGTCCAGACCCAGCTCGTTTCGTATGAAACAGATACCCGTGCCAATGATGGCCAGGTCACAGGCAACGGACAAACCCGGCACGGGATTTGCACCGATACCCCCCGAGCCGACGGCCACAAACAGGATGAAATGCCGCAAAGCATCGCGTTTACTGTCTATCGCAGCTTCGGATGTGTTGGGGAGAGACACCAGGAATAGATTCTTCAGCGTCTCCGAGAGATGGGACACCACGATCTCCTTTAACTTGGGGAAGTCGTACTGATCCAGTTCAAAGGCAGAACAGAGGAAAACGCGAGGTTCCTGTATCTCTGCCGCCTCCAGTGAGGAGATGCAATATTCCCTCACACGCTGGAACATCTCCTCCTGGTTGTAACCCTTCCTGCGGCTCTCCGACCTGACAGTGTCGTCGATCTTAGAGCGCACCAGGAAGAAGGGTTTATCCGCCTTCTCCAGCGCCTTGGCCAGTAACTGGTCGTTCTCCGTGAACCGACTGCCGGTCGCAATGATGCCCAAATCATAGTGGGAAAAGTTGGTCTCCTTCATAAACTTTTTCATTGGGAATTTGGCCGTGTTCAGTCCGGGGAAGTCATAGTAGTGAACgttagggagggtggggtgggggtaaggTGTTATTACTGTGGTGGTCTCCGTACAGCCGGTTGGGGCAGCCCCTTCTTCATCCTCATCCAACCCGAGCAAAGCGTTGATCAGGGTCGATTTTCCCGACCCAGCTTCACCCATCACCGCAATCCGAAGCTGTACGTTGGCGAACTGCTTGGATTTTCTCTCGATGACCGATTGAAGACCCCTCTGACCTCCAGAGAGATAAGCAGCCGCCAGTTCCAGCCCATCTTTGGCGCTGTAGCACAGGTTGGATAGAACGCCAGCCATCGATCTCTGAAAGAGGAAAGTGTGTTTATTAGTTTGGGGAGGTGATTCATCGAGATATCACAAGGGACCCAGGGTGAGCTCGTAAATTGCCTTTAACATCGGTTCCGAATCAAAGGACGGCTGTGGAGGGTCGGGTTTCTGAtaggaggcctgtaactagtgaCATTCTGCAGGTCCCCTGCGTTTTCTcatctacattaacgatttgCATGAGAATGGAGGGACCATGCTCAGTGTGTCTGTGGATGACGGCAACATTGGCGGTGTAGTTGACAGTGATAAAGGCTGTCtcagattacagcaggatccacATCAGCTGGGAGAGTGGACCAAGGGAGGGGCAGCTGGAATTTCTGTCGGATACGTGCAAAGGAAATCAGTGATGGGCAGGTCCCTGGAGGtggcgccacaggtagacagggcggtgaagtaAGCGCTTGGGGCACTTGCctcagtcatggcattgagtacaagagctgggatgtcatattacagctgcacaagacgttattgagaccacacctggagtactatgtgaaGTTCTGGCCAcctagctgtaggaaggatgtgataatatttggatgaaaatttgaataggtgggttagtaaatttgccgACAATACAAATattggtggatttgtggattatgcagaagattgccaaaggatacagctcagttattgatcagttgcagatatgggcagagaaatggcagatggagttcaatgctacacaggttgataaggtggtaaagaagatgcatgtcatgcttgcttttattggtcgaggcattgagttcaagagtcaggagatatataaagctctggttaggctgctgcatgtgcagtattgtgttcagttctggtcgccccattataggaaggatgtggaggctttggcgagggtacagaagaggttcaccagggtgctgcctggatcagagggcacgtgctatgaggagaggttggacaaacttgagttgttttctctgcagtggcagaggctgagggaggtcGGAtga is from Pristis pectinata isolate sPriPec2 chromosome 3, sPriPec2.1.pri, whole genome shotgun sequence and encodes:
- the LOC127568035 gene encoding T-cell-specific guanine nucleotide triphosphate-binding protein 2-like encodes the protein MAGVLSNLCYSAKDGLELAAAYLSGGQRGLQSVIERKSKQFANVQLRIAVMGEAGSGKSTLINALLGLDEDEEGAAPTGCTETTTVITPYPHPTLPNVHYYDFPGLNTAKFPMKKFMKETNFSHYDLGIIATGSRFTENDQLLAKALEKADKPFFLVRSKIDDTVRSESRRKGYNQEEMFQRVREYCISSLEAAEIQEPRVFLCSAFELDQYDFPKLKEIVVSHLSETLKNLFLVSLPNTSEAAIDSKRDALRHFILFVAVGSGGIGANPVPGLSVACDLAIIGTGICFIRNELGLDDRSLGKLAQRVETSVAELRRGTEHDWVFGEITREKVMVLLQKSIVAAALTTAEVFLDFVPIVGSVFGATSSFGLTLLMLNNSLNVIVETAKIVLRNAKAAASAAPGKGAGYCEEVKG